The following is a genomic window from Triplophysa rosa linkage group LG11, Trosa_1v2, whole genome shotgun sequence.
GTGTAGCACAATTTTGAACCAAGACAAAAAGTTTAGATTTGATGCATAGTTTGTTTATGCATCAAATAGGCATAGTTTATTGCCTAGTGTGTTAATCAACATTGAGGTGTCTCGATCCACTAACtatgttgaaaaataaaaacaaagttcaCTTTTTCTACATTTGACAGTTGACCACTTTCCAAAAACACTCGAGAATAGGACACCGTATTACTCACACGCCATCAATTAACACGGACAATTGACCGACTTAAGTTATGCTTTAAACCATAGCTAAATTGtaattctttattttaacatagAAATATGACATGACGTCTTAAATGCCTACCTGTGTGTGGGTTTGGTGTTTGGCAAAAAGGTTTCTGACACCGGTGTGAATTTGGCGCTCCTCACGTTCTCACCTCTGGACAGCACATACCTGTTTGACCCGTAAACACACAGCATTCCGTATATGTACGTGATGACATCATACAACACTGAGGAAGAGACGTCCAAACGTCATACAAGCACTCATTTTCTGAAAACAGGATGGGGGTGAAATGAGTAAATGGGAAAATATGCAGAGGAAGGGAATTgcacagaaacatttttgtattgtttattgttcttTATCACAGGCATTAATAATAGtgcactttcattttttattataacacagacatttattttcttgtcaTTATTTTTTCCCCTCCAATTTAATGACTTGCATTTCTCATGAAAAAAGTTCCTACTGTGCGCAATGGGGAAGAAAGAGTACAGCTTTACAATCTTAAGAGGAGTAATCAGTAATGACGACAAAGATAATCAATAATCATCAGGTGAATATTGAATGGATAAAGAATGAAGATATGAGTAATATTTTCTGTTTACAATGAACAGAGATTGGGGAGATGAGCATACATTGGGGGCAGGCAGGGCGCATGTATATAATGATAGAAGAGGGAAAGGGCTTGGACTAAAGTATAACTCTATGACTGGGGGCGGGATTAGGACGAGGTATATAATGTATGGTAAATAAGTAAAGACGAAGGATACATGTGATACTTGTGGTGAATGCGTTTCGAGGGAAATGCGAGTGACAAAAACAGAATATCATTCAGTGCATAATGTGAACGGGAGAAGGTTCGGACACATCCAGGTAAGAACACAGAGCAGGACGGTgtcatgaacacagagaaagtatGTGGTGTGTATTTCACATTCACTCAAAGCTGGTGTCCAGACAGTCTGTATTTGCACACTCCCAGACGTACCCTGCCTGAGAATTAACATCATTGAACATAGAACATATTCAGGGTTTTGCTCTGGCGTTTCCTCTGCCTCTTGGGCATTCGCAAATGATGGGGTCCGACCGTGACCCTGAGCATGTTTGAGAGTGCAGATGCTAACCATTTTGTATATTTGGATTTAAGGCATTTGGAGTGTACTAAAATAAGGATCTACCCCTTACTATAATGAACAATGCTCCTAAACATTCAACAGATTGACTAGTCGTTTTTGCGACTTTGCATCTAGATTCAATGTGCtatcatttaaaacatcataATGACACGCAGGACACGATGACAAAACAGTCTGAAGCTGAAGTGTATATATGTCTATCCTTACGCTATTCTTATCGGCTGTCTATTTTTGGGGACTATATGTCACGGTTATGAGAGAGTGGCAGAGGGAGGACCAGAGCAGAACCGAGCTTTGCATTTAGTGCTCTTCACGTCAGGAAAAGCGAGGACCGAGAGGGCGGAAGAAAGGAGCATTACGTTAGATTCCGGGCTACAGGGCAGAGTTTCATTGGACAAAGAGCTTTTTAAGTGGATATTCAGGATCAGTTTTCCCTCATTCCTAACAATAAACGGAATGAGCCCCACTGACTCTAACTCTGCACTTAAGACAACTCGTTCCCCAAGGGTGGGCAAGGACAACTATTTGTTTCAATACAATTCTCTTTTAAGGACAGTGCATTCCAGGTTCAAAGTCCAGTTatcattcattttgttttatatcaTGAGTTCTGAGAAAGAGAGTCTTCTCATCAACAGTTAttcgtgtctctgtgtgtgtgtacatgtgtgaaaAAAGAGAGAATACTGCTCGCGTCTAGTACAAAGGACTGGCCTGGTACACACGAGTCCGAAACTTTGGGCTCTGGTCTGGGTAACATTCTCAAAGATGGAGAGTGAACACAGAGGGCTGGAAAACTCCTGCCTggcttctgttgtgttccactgGTTCCGTAAGGTTCACTTTAGTCTACATTGTACATCCTGGAGGGTTTATTCCATTCCATGGGACTGGGAGACATCCCACTTTTCAAAATTGTTCTCTAGCATCCTCCATTGTGAATTTGCTTCTTTtttccaaatgaaatgaaaatgagatGGGAACATGTAGGCTAATGAAAAGGATATTAGAAGGACATTTTGCAGCATTGTTAGTTGGAAAAATCTAAATTGTGGCTTTATTAGTCCACCCCAGTCAACTTTGGCCTGAACACTCTTTTTATCCATCtaatttgaaagaaagaaataaaaagaaataaataaatcttcatttgttttgacattcattttctgtttttttgttgatgGCAAACATTTTACACCTCAGCTCAAagctcaaaaataaaaaacaaaatgttcttcTGAGTTCTATACATTTTGAAAGTCTTAGCAAGCATCACACGAGGGGAGGGTAAGGgcttttaaatagatttttccTCTCCTTGCCTCTTTCTAAACACAAGAGACCTTGACTCTTGCAAATTTGTTCCTCTTGTTCAATCTCTGTATGAACATGTCATAGGAAGTTTAGATGCCTACTCATCCCCTGCGCTCTACTTAGTGAGTGAGGAGGTCAATTTGAGATGCTTTGACCTACCAATTTTTTTCTGAGCGACAAACAGTAGCTTTTTCTCCAAAACACGCCGATTTCTGGATCTACAAACATATCACAAAGTTCGGGATCTAAATCAGGTTTGAATGAATAGCACTATTTTCTTCAGGTAGGAGGCATAATCTTGGCTTACCTCATAGAGTTTTAGCCACATAGGTCTGTCAAAACCTTAAGTAGTGTTTTGGGgttacaaactgtatattctactCTAATTCCCAAACTGAACAAATCCCTATATCCCTTACTTGACAAGATGCTTGCGAATTCCTGTTTTGTGCTCCGGGGGGTGTTAAGAATGAAGAAATTtgacatattttctgttctcAAACAGCTCATTGTGATAATTTGATATTCAGGTTTTTACATGGACCATTGCTTATGATAATAATAGTAAAAATTATGATGAAGATGACGTTTGGGAGACATTCGTTCCTGTCCCACTTGTTTGTTTGGATGCAGGTATAGTTTGTTGCTATTAGATCACCGGACAATGGACATCAAACTCCTTGTTTGTAGTGTTGCTGGGTAAACGATTCATAGCTGAGGTTTAAATTGATAAATCTTGTCAAATCCTTTGCTCCGATGAAGGATAATTGATATCATCGGTGGTGTTCTGGTTCTTCTGGTGATTATTTGCATTGTTACAGACAAGGAGTAAGAACACTTCCATGTGGATAGACTCCTGACCCTCCTACTATTGCAGCTGGACCTCAGGAATTCCACTAGTGATGTGAGAACCGGGGCTGAATAtacctgtttttatttgttgtgcagATGGTCTATGAGGGAGTCGTGTCTGGGGGATATCAGGGGACGGGGCTCGTCCCCACCCGTTCCATAGCATTTCTAAATAGTTTACTTAGGGCTGAGACTGCGTTCCATTCGAGGAAAGGAGACGAGTTTTATCCTTGCCAGACCCTTTTCTTTGCAGAACGCTTCCGCTACCCCCAATACTGCTCCCTTCTCCTCGATCCGCTCGCTCGCCGCGATCGCACCCGCCCTCCGAACGACGAGAGTTTTGACGGGTTGGTGTGCTAGGTGGGCGAGACGAAATCCCATTCTTCTCATCTGAGAACACAGGAAAGAAGCAGCAGGGGATGAAGTCTAAACATGCTACAGAATTTGAGCCATTATTGAAATTTCGTCACTCTGTGAAGGAATTGGTTTTGGCACCTGCAAGCGCTTGCACAGAGGGCTGGTCGTGCGTACTGAGAAGCTGAGCTTGAATGGTCTCCACCACCCTCTTAAACCTGCGACTTGGGCCTGCAAAACAGACACAACAGTGTTTTATTGTCAAAAAAAATTCCAgaatgactctctctctctcgcaaaATACCTGATAAGAGGGTGAAGGTGACACTGTAGATGCCAGTCTCCCtccttccttctctctctctgtctctctctttctccctctctcgctctctctctccctcagagAAGGCAATGTCGACCTGAAATTTGACAGGCTTCTGGAAGACGGACGGACCTCCGGAGGACTTATACTCTGCCCGGAAACTTGTCTGAGAGATGACACTGTGACTCAGGGAGGGAATCTGTGAGGAAGAGAGGCAGGCGGTCAAAGTCTGAATGTTCGTAACAGAATGAACATCATGCAAAGCGTGACGAAAGGAAATGAAAGGAAGGATACGAACTGATAAAAAGGCGTGGACAATATCAGCCTTGATAGAGCTCAACGGTTTGTCTCTAATCACAACAAAGATCTGCTCTTCCCTCTCCAGACTGATGAAGTTTCCAAACCAGGATTTCTTGGCCAGCCTACAGCAAAAAATAAAGAggcttaaaggcatagttcacctaaacattttgtcatgaattactcactctctagttgttccaaacctgtataaatgtctttgtttcggttgaacacagagaaatatatttggacgaatgcttgtaaccaaacagttcttggaccccattgactaccggTTTGCTTTAACTTTTGTGAATGCACACACAGAGATTAAAAACGTCCTCAAATAATGGATTTCTACACCAAACCTATTTGTGTGGTTTCAGGACACTTGAAATATATGGCATGAGTCGTGTGGAGTCACTTTATAAAGTTTTTGCGTTCTTTTAAAGCTTGAGAAGATGATCCctattcacttccattgtaaccagaaaacacaaaacaccactttaaaaaaatctgtgctttGGATCCAAAGATCAAGGAAAGCCATAGATGGTTTAaacatgagtaaataatgacaaaatggtCATTAGAGTGCTCAGTGGTCTTCATAAAGACCACTTATTTAACGAGTAATAACTAATTTAGCTATATACAACTAtacatataaacaaatatacacTTTAAAAGGGCTGTTCTCTTTAAAAACACAGAAGCTTACTCTGCAAGcacacaaatgctgttttacACATTCAGAGAAAAAAGgctaagaaatgctgaaaaatccAAAACAAGCACACTGGATCATAGGAGCaggttgttgttgttataaagGCACAACACAGAACTTTTGGTACAACACGTAACATGAATAAAATGCTTTGCAATCTGCAACCTTTCTGATGTCGTATAAACATTTTGAGTATTTTAAAAAACTACAGTCACCGTGTGAGGTCACATGCATCTTTTACAGCTATTTTTCTCTCATCACTTACTCAGGGCTGGACTCTGGTGTTAAACTTGACATGTCCTCTGATGTAGGAACTATTGAAACACAAAACcagtatatttattaatacatttcacTTAACAACAACAAGTCCTGTCATTGGTTCATGCCTCTCTCACCCTGTAGCCTTCGGCGGTGGAAGCGCGGTGAACCCAGAAGGTTGTTCTTGAAGGAATTGAGGCGTGTCCTCCAGTGGGCGGAGCTACTGGAAGCCATTCCACCACTCCCCCCAGGGCTGGAGGGTGGAGTTAGGGAGAGGGAACCACCACCCACACCACCACCCCCTTCAGCTCgtgaggaggaagaagaggaggaggaggagggcgGGGTGGGAGGGGGGTGCTGGGGATGGTGCACAGGGGTCCCCAGAGGGGTGGGGAGTGGGGAGCCCTGTGGGGTAACCTGCGACACATGGGCAGAGTTAGGATAGATGGTCTTAGTGACAGACTTCAGGACAGAAGGAGTGGGGAAGAAGAAGCGAGGGATGGGGGACAGGAGTGGAGAAGGGGAGGGAGACGGAGGAGTTTGCAGGGGGAGGGACTTCATAGACTGCAGGTGGGGGCGCTCGGAGGGGGTTTTGGATGGTAGGGTCTGGGTCTTTTGGTCAGGCACGCGTTGGGACACCCGGGGCGTTGTGGAACTTCCTGCTTTGGGGTCTTTGGACTGGGTGGCGGAAGCAGATGTGACTTCAGTTTGGCTGAAGGTGAAAACTGGGCTCTGACAGGTTGGAAGAAAAGGGACAGAAGGATGGAGAGGAAAAAGAGGAGGTggagagatggagagatggaCACAGCAATGGTAATGAAAGTTAATGAAAGCTATGGTATATGATTATTAACAGTCGTATTAAACCGAGAGAGTTAGGAAAGTGATGCACAGCTCTTAGAGAAGCTCGTGAAATCTAGTGTATATTAGTAAGTTGTGTTAATCAGTAGGTTATACAGTGCAAACTGCAGGTTAAACACGTGAccattaaatatatacagttaatgtgtatgtgtgtgagagaaatcTTTGGTGTGAATAATGACTCCGGTATGAAGACAGTATGAGGTAGATGAACATAAAGCACCTAAACCCATTTCAGCTTTGCTGTTCGTACAACAGTGACAAAAACAGGCATATTACTTAAATATAGTAGTGTATTTTTCCACTGGAGATATTGGAGTACAGTAAACTTGAAAATGAAGGGTGTGGAGAAACTTACTCTGGGGCTGCTGAGGGGACTGGACGAGAGGCCGGTTGAAGCTCCGCTAACCGATCGAGATCTAGCAGAACACCGGGACATGTTAGTCAACCATGTCTTCATGCTTCATGACATCATAGATGCACAATGCTTTTCATTATGTTAACTTAACTTTACTTGGATATTGTTACAGTTCATAAGTGTGACTACTAGCAGCCTATCAACATTTTGTAAGAAATtgttaacaaaatgtttattttattgaaaaggcAAACAGAGGAAAAGTGTGGTCTGGCTTTaagatgaaatcattttaaacaatgtgCATGTACCTCTGGCTATGTGCAGAGGTATCCAGTGCTCTGCGTGGAGGTGTCGGAGAGCCCTGCTCTGTTACACTCAGTACCTCTAGACTTTTTCTCTCCGGCCGACAGCGCCCGTGACGGGTCAACATGGGCGAGTCCACTCGCTTGCGAGGAGGATCTGATCACACAACACATAAACACCCACTGTAacacaaacatctaatgtgcCCTCCtggaaaaaacaatagaaacctgatagaaaccatcacagggtttccaataaaataccattatgagcCATTAACCATTATtccaataaaaccattacaaaattcctttttttggggggcattattccaataggattaatCTGCCACATACTGTAACACCCcagaatccatcacataacCAGTATACCATTTTAGTTTCTATTAAAACCAATATAATTCCCATAACAACAATTAAATCTATGTTTTAGGCAGGGTAGGGTAGTTTATGAGCATATTGCACATGAAGCCTAACTATATCCAAAAAGAAATCTAAGGTTTTGCTTTACACACAAAACAATTCAAATGTCAGCACTGCTGCCAGGCTGACAACCTTTGATCTATTTCCTCTGAATACATTGGCAGGTCCAACTCTGATCGAACCTGTACCACCTGTTCTTCCACTCGCTACACCATCCTATTAACAATGAAGATCAACTCCCCTGTCAAGATGACGAATCTCCACCTTGAAATCCCTTTTTAGCCCAGGTTTGGTCCTGATCTGTTTATTTTGGGGAACAAGTCCTCAATATGTTACATTTACAAATCACTGAAGTTTGCCTTAGAGGCACACTGGAACCCTTTAAGGAAACTGGCTTACTTTCAGGCTTATAGGAGCGAGATGGTTGCTAGGTAACCAACATTTCTCATGGTATTCGGCTGAACGTGACAGTAATGTGCACAGGCCTGAACCGCGAAAACTCACCAACATCGTTTCTGGCTGGAAGATGTTCATCTTCGTAGCTGGGGTAACGCTCCTTCCTGTCCAACAGAAGATATTAGATCAACTTCTCCTGGTTTTCTCTGAAATGACAAAAAGAAGTTAAAACAATGCAGCACGCTTTCGTAAAAAAGATAAGATCTTACGATTTCATACAAGCCGTTTTATGTACAAATGTTGTTTATGTGTACTGTTCTTTTCAAAATACATGCTGAAATTCTTTGACTCACTCTTCGCACTGCAGGTCTCTGGTGAGTTTAACACGGTCTCTGAAGCAGCCCAGGGAATGCATGCTCTCCAGAACATCAGGGTCCAGATCGGTAAGAGACAGAATTCTCTTTACGCACACGCGTCTCGGGGGCGGCTGCTCTGGACACGGCTCATTCCTGCCCCCTCTGAGACAGTAAGACACAAATCGATGTGAAGACATGTAAGcattaaatgcaacaaaaactacaataaaaggAATATAACTTTTTgttacacaataaaatgtacACCTTTatgatacagtatgtgtttaacATATAATTCAAGTTattatacactaaaatattcccatccactgtaaaaCATGGCCACCAGAAATCTTTTTAGATATCAATACTATAAAAAAGCTAAAGATTGAATATTAATGATCATAATCTATAGATGCAACATTTCATTTGAAATCTATAGCAGACGGCGGGACTTTCAATAAATACTGACTCAAATTTCACTCTGTTCATCACAAAGATCCTGTGTAGATTTAGAAGACACAGCAGAAGtcatatggacttattttatgTTACTTATCATGATGTTTCTGAAGCTTGGCAGATGTGACCACTATAATGTACATCACTATAAATCGAGTTGTGTATATAGAATACATGCTTAAACTAACATGAGGGTAAGTAGATagcaaaattttcatttttgagtgaattgAGTGATTATCTTTTTCATTAGTCTGTAACTATAACtaagtatttaattacaaagTACATCAAAGAATACTTACTGATACCAGGCGTGCTTTTGTATTTCTTCCAactaagaaataaaataagcaaacaacaacaattatcATAAACACATATGTGGAATAACTGTAACTATTATTATCTATAATGTTTATATaagatatatataatatatggatACATTAGTAGTGTGTATACACtttatggacaaaagtattggggTGCTTCATTCCAATGAACATGTTTGACTACTTTAGTCATTTCTGTGAGCACAAATCTTAAAGCTACAGCACTGAATGATATtctagagaattgtgtgttCTAATTTTATAGCATCAGTTTGGGCAGGGCCCTTTttattccaacatgacaatgaccTCGTGCACAAAGCAAGatgaaaagaaatgaatgattcatatgaaggtatttttggtgcaaaacaaCTGGGCGCCTGTGAGAGTGGAACttgtagttgtagaggtcggccacacatgtgtatcagtaaatttgaagtcaaaatttgaagttgaaaacttgtagatttttttcctctcctgcaaacacaacacaacagttacgccttcttgaatccttcagtgcaagtgcacaaatccagttctacaaatcacaaactaaGATACTCATGCACTCACATCTTTTGCTACGATTGCTGCAGTAAACatggtgcaaaacacattcacacacctgcaccaaaagCAAGCGTTCACAGATGAGTTTATGTGAATTCATGCAGTGAGAGCTGAAtgcttgtcaaatattttctcacaaattaaaggttttattcttggacatctttctaacacaaacacaagaacataactacaactgcttgaatctgctgctgcgagtctctgacacaagttcgcacactctctcattttgcaccacatatcTGTGTGATGTATAGagcaaaagtgatttgtgcTAGGGGTGTTCGGTTCCGGGGTTGCGAacccaactttatggagatgcagatttcattttccaacaggacttggcacctgcacacagtgccaaagctaccagtacctggtttaaggaccatggtatccctgttcttaattggccagcaaac
Proteins encoded in this region:
- the brsk1b gene encoding LOW QUALITY PROTEIN: serine/threonine-protein kinase BRSK1 (The sequence of the model RefSeq protein was modified relative to this genomic sequence to represent the inferred CDS: substituted 1 base at 1 genomic stop codon) — encoded protein: MSSKELSGSQAAQYVGPYRLEKTLGKGQTGLVKLGVHCITGQKVAIKIVNREKLSESVLMKVEREIAILKLIEHPHVLKLYDVYENNKYLYLVLEHVSGGELFDYLVKKGRLTPKEARKFFRQIISALDFCHSHSICHRDLKPENLLLDEKNNIRIADFGMASLQVGDSLLETSCGSPHYACPEVIRGEKYDGRRADVWSCGVILFALLVGALPFDHDNLRQLLEKVKSGVFHMPHFIPPDCQALLRGMIEVNPEKRLTLEEIQKHAWYQGGRNEPCPEQPPPRRVCVKRILSLTDLDPDVLESMHSLGCFRDRVKLTRDLQCEEENQEKLIXYLLLDRKERYPSYEDEHLPARNDVDPPRKRVDSPMLTRHGRCRPERKSLEVLSVTEQGSPTPPRRALDTSAHSQRSRSVSGASTGLSSSPLSSPRSPVFTFSQTEVTSASATQSKDPKAGSSTTPRVSQRVPDQKTQTLPSKTPSERPHLQSMKSLPLQTPPSPSPSPLLSPIPRFFFPTPSVLKSVTKTIYPNSAHVSQVTPQGSPLPTPLGTPVHHPQHPPPTPPSSSSSSSSSRAEGGGGVGGGSLSLTPPSSPGGSGGMASSSSAHWRTRLNSFKNNLLGSPRFHRRRLQVPTSEDMSSLTPESSPELAKKSWFGNFISLEREEQIFVVIRDKPLSSIKADIVHAFLSIPSLSHSVISQTSFRAEYKSSGGPSVFQKPVKFQVDIAFSEGEREREREKERDREREGRRETGIYSVTFTLLSGPSRRFKRVVETIQAQLLSTHDQPSVQALADEKNGISSRPPSTPTRQNSRRSEGGCDRGERADRGEGSSIGGSGSVLQRKGSGKDKTRLLSSNGTQSQP